The genomic stretch GGATATCTCGATCTGGTTAAAGTTTTCCTGGTCCATAAAGTGATATGTATCGCCGTCATTATAAAGATACTGCATTGGGCGGTAGTCTATGTGAACATCTTCGACTTTTTCGTCGACATTGAATGTATTCTCGGAAATTGCCCCTGTCCTTAGGTCTTTCATCTTGACCCTGGCGCGAGCCTGTTGTGCCCACTTTATATGGTTATATTCTATGCATTTATACAACTTGTTGTTGTAAATGAATGCATTTCCTGCTCTAATACTTGTAATTGCAACTGCCATAACTCCTTTAATTTACTATAATTTGATAACTTTTGCAATAAGCGGAATGACAAGTGGTCGATTTTGAGCGAGTTTTATGGTACAATATAACCATGCGTAGATGGGTTTCTTTATTAATTATTTTTCTACTGCTTACTGCCTGCGGGACATCTTTTGCGAATTTATGTTCAAAAAACATCCATTCTTGCTGTGGCACAACAAATTATAGCCAATGCCATTTAAAATCGGTTGATCTTACGGATAATTCCAAAATCACATACGAGCCGATAACTGAAAATTATTTTATTTCTTCAAATGCCGATATTCTCGAGAATAACGATAGTGGTTTCAGTCGGATTATCGTAGATATTACGCCACAAACCGATAGCTCATTTTTATTGGCAGCTTCAAACGGTATCCACGCGCCTCCAACCGCATAAAATCTCCTTGTAATCAGTTTCAAAATTGTTACAATTCCCTTGGAGGATAAATATGCGTTATTGGTTCCTTGTTTTTTTAATTATAATTACAATAAATATTCCCGTAAATGCTGAAGAGCTGCCATTAACTAAAGCGTTAGACATTGCTGCTAAGAATAATCCTGATCTCCGATCGGCAAGAGCGGCCTGGGAGGCTTCAAAATCGAAAATCCCCCAAGCTTTAAGCCTTTCGGATCCAAAGATCGGCGTTGAATATGACAGTATTCCTGCTAATTCCAGCAATTTTTCGGATGGAATGAAAATGTATACAGCCGATCAGATGATCATGTTCCCCGGAAAGATATTCGCGGAATGGATGATGGCGCAAAATGAATCGAAGATGTTCGAGGCAAGATACCAAAAAAAGCTTCGAGAAGTCGTATCCGACATAAAATCCGCTTACTATGATCTTTTCGTTTTCGACCACTCGATACAAATTATTTCGCAAAACAAGGATCTTTTGCAAAGCTTTAAAAAGATCGCCGAATCAAAATATTCCGTAGGGCAGGTTACCCAAGCTGATGCTTTGATGGCTGCGTCGGAATATGCAATGGCCGTAAACGAATTGGAAAATATGAGAAATGAAAGGAATGTAAAGGCTGCAAGACTGAATTCCCTGCTTTTTAAGCCTGTCGACGCCAAGCTTGGAAATATTTTGCAAATTTCATTATCATCGATCGAAGGCTTGCCGAAATTATCCGAAATTGAAAGGCGCGCGCTAAATAACCGCCCCGAACTTATGGAAATGAAAGCCATGCTTGATATCAAAGACGCCGAGCAGTTAAAAAGTAAAATGGGATTTTTCCCGGATACAACTCTTGGATATAAAAAACGATCCGGCGACGGATATGACGTGATGTTTTCGTTCACGATCCCGCTTTATTTCTGGAAGCAGGGCTATCAACTTTCGGAAACCGGTTCGAACCGGGAATCGGCCGACTCCGCATATAAGAACATGGCAAACATGACAAGTTTCGAAGTTCGGGAATCGTATGTTATGGCGGAAAACGCGCAAAGGACAATGAAATTGTATGAAAATAAATTGGTCCCGCTCGCGGAACAAGCTTTGAAAGTTGGAGTATTATCTTATCAAGCAAATAAGATCGATTTCTCCACACTGCTCAATATCCAAAAGAATTATAGGGCTACAAAAGTTAAATATTACGAAAGCCGGGCTAATTATGGGAAAGCTTTGGCTATGTTCGAAAAAATTATTGGGAGGAATATAAATGATAATTAAGATTTTAAATGCCCTCACCCGCCTCTTCGTGAATAGTAATCATAAACCAATTTCCCCTCTCCCAGTGGGAGAGGGGTTAATAGGCTCAAGCTTCGAAACCAAAAAACTGGGTGAGGGATACGGACGGCTCGCGATATTGTTTAGTATTTCGATATTAGTGATTAGTGTTTTGATCGCTGGGTGTGTTTCTTCTAAAAAAGAAGATACCTCTGGAAAGAAGATCTTATTCTACCGCAATCCGATGAACCCGCAGATCACATCGAAAGTATTCATGAAAGACGAAATGGGCATGGATTATCTCCCGGTCTACGAAAAAGAAAAAGGGGAGGCCGAGGGCGAAATATCGATCGGACAGGACGAAGAGGCCCTTGTAGGTGTTGAAACAAAAAAAGTTGTACGACGCCCGCTTCATAAAGAGATAAGGACGGCGGGTATCGTTGCTAATGATCCAGACCTATTTGTTGCAGAGCAAGAATATCTTGGATCAATAGCTTTAAGCGACGAAGCATTGGTCGAGTCCGGCAAAAAAAGATTGAAAGTTTTGGGATTGAATGATGAGCAGATCGAAAAATTGGAAAAAGACGGAGAGGCGCAACAGAGTTTGATACTTCCATCGGATATGGCTTGGGTTTACCTTACGATCTATGAAAATGAAATGGGAAAGGTCAAGGTTGGATCATTTGTTGAAGTTGATACGGTCGCATATCCGGGCGAGATTTTTAGCGGGAAAATCGCCGCGGTTTCACCGGTGTTGGATCCAATGACGCGTTCGCTCAAAGCTAGAGCCGAAGTTTCAAACCCAGGCCATAAGCTGAAGCCAGGGATGTATGCCAATGCGGTAATTAATATTAATTTGGGCAATAGATTGGCAGTTGATGAAGAAGCGGTAATTAATACAGGAAAAAGGACAATAGTTGTTGTATCAAAAGGCAATGGTAAATTTGAAAGCCGTGATGTAGTTTTGTGGCAAAAAGCAGATTCGTATTATGAGGTTATATCCGGGCTGAAAGAGGGCGATATGATCGTCACGACCGGGAACTTTCTTCTTGATTCGGAGTCAAGATTGCGTTCCGGGAAAAAAGTGGAGCACCAGCATTAAGCAATGGCAAAATTAATCGAATTCATTATTGAATATAGCGCGAAGAATCGGCTGATAGTTTTTATCCTGGTAGGCGCTCTGGCGCTTGGAGGATTATTCGCCCTTAGAAGCGTTCCCCTTGACGCATTGCCTGATCTATCGGATACGCAAGTTATCGTTTACTCGCAATGGGACAGGTCGCCTGATATTATCGAAGACCAAGTCACTTATCCTATTATTACCTCTCTTTTGGGCGCGCCAAAAGTCAAAGCGGTCCGCGGTTTTTCGGATTTTGGATTCTCCTATGTCTATGTTGTTTTTGAGGACGGGACGGATATTTATTGGGCGCGATCGCGCACTCTCGAATATCTGAACAAAATAATCCCTCGGCTGCCTGAAGGCGTCAAAGTTGAATTAGGTCCCGATGCCACAGGCGTTGGGTGGGTTTTCCAATATGCATTAGTTGATACGACCGGTAAGAATTCGCTAGCCGACCTGCGCAGTTTTCAGGACTGGTACCTGCGG from Candidatus Saganbacteria bacterium encodes the following:
- a CDS encoding TolC family protein, whose product is MRYWFLVFLIIITINIPVNAEELPLTKALDIAAKNNPDLRSARAAWEASKSKIPQALSLSDPKIGVEYDSIPANSSNFSDGMKMYTADQMIMFPGKIFAEWMMAQNESKMFEARYQKKLREVVSDIKSAYYDLFVFDHSIQIISQNKDLLQSFKKIAESKYSVGQVTQADALMAASEYAMAVNELENMRNERNVKAARLNSLLFKPVDAKLGNILQISLSSIEGLPKLSEIERRALNNRPELMEMKAMLDIKDAEQLKSKMGFFPDTTLGYKKRSGDGYDVMFSFTIPLYFWKQGYQLSETGSNRESADSAYKNMANMTSFEVRESYVMAENAQRTMKLYENKLVPLAEQALKVGVLSYQANKIDFSTLLNIQKNYRATKVKYYESRANYGKALAMFEKIIGRNINDN
- a CDS encoding efflux RND transporter periplasmic adaptor subunit, with amino-acid sequence MIIKILNALTRLFVNSNHKPISPLPVGEGLIGSSFETKKLGEGYGRLAILFSISILVISVLIAGCVSSKKEDTSGKKILFYRNPMNPQITSKVFMKDEMGMDYLPVYEKEKGEAEGEISIGQDEEALVGVETKKVVRRPLHKEIRTAGIVANDPDLFVAEQEYLGSIALSDEALVESGKKRLKVLGLNDEQIEKLEKDGEAQQSLILPSDMAWVYLTIYENEMGKVKVGSFVEVDTVAYPGEIFSGKIAAVSPVLDPMTRSLKARAEVSNPGHKLKPGMYANAVININLGNRLAVDEEAVINTGKRTIVVVSKGNGKFESRDVVLWQKADSYYEVISGLKEGDMIVTTGNFLLDSESRLRSGKKVEHQH
- the efp gene encoding elongation factor P, producing MAVAITSIRAGNAFIYNNKLYKCIEYNHIKWAQQARARVKMKDLRTGAISENTFNVDEKVEDVHIDYRPMQYLYNDGDTYHFMDQENFNQIEISKVLMGGTEKYIKEGFIVNIAFLEDEALEVTLPTSVELKVTETSPGYKGDTVSGGKPATTETGLVVSVPFFINEGDVLKVDTRDGKYLGRA